The Bradysia coprophila strain Holo2 chromosome II, BU_Bcop_v1, whole genome shotgun sequence genome has a segment encoding these proteins:
- the LOC119068409 gene encoding uncharacterized protein LOC119068409: protein MDASAQCQILDQIPVLYVRGTHYEIGLSVGRSLKSMHQDIFGNWDFFNNVIMKNYATDRGKQIYDDTLRLCESKFPLYVEELKGLAAGSDVPFHKIFLAHLDCLMTAPEEDTKNKQIQADSGCTSILCNAAETIVAQNEDAFPEHANNIYIIVADIVDKSGNRLEKFAALSYPGMLPGLAMGFNYKGLVFTVNTLVPKETFDYGTPRFFVTRALLAAANHDEVMNTVLDNGTGVGDGFSINICYINQENVSDKPTMYNIEVAPPKKLNEDSEFGSVSQVSARSVPPGEIYVHCNKYLHLLVPEIDESLTSSINRHEVISKLPQPSTVQLIKNTMSDQSVIDYPVYRRCQTKGKDGARTVATGIFDIQKMEWSIYVNIPSTSKPTVVISLNL, encoded by the exons ATGGATGCTTCAGCGCAATGTCAAATTCTGGACCAAATTCCAGTTCTCTATGTTCGGGGAACCCATTACGAGATTGGCTTATCTGTG GGACGATCGTTAAAGAGTATGCATCAAGACATTTTTGGTAATTGGGATTTCTTTAACAATGTCATTATGAAGAACTATGCCACCGATCGGGGAAAGCAAATATATGACGATACTCTACGACTGTGTGAAAGCAAATTTCCCTTGTATGTTGAAGAATTGAAAGGATTGGCTGCCGGTTCAGATGTTCCATTCCACAAA ATATTCCTGGCCCATCTGGATTGTCTTATGACCGCTCCGGAGGAAGATACTAAAAATAAGCAAATTCAAGCCGACTCAGGTTGCACGAGTATTTTATGTAATGCCGCTGAG ACCATTGTTGCACAGAACGAGGACGCATTCCCAGAGCATGCCAATAACATATACATCATCGTGGCTGATATCGTTGATAAAAGTGGAAATAGATTGGAGAAATTCGCTGCTCTGAGTTATCCTGGCATGCTTCCCGGACTGGCTATGGGCTTCAACTACAAAGGGCTTGTCTTTACTGTGAACACTCTCGTACCAAAGGAAACATTTGACTACGGCACTC CTCGTTTTTTCGTAACACGAGCTCTACTAGCCGCAGCTAATCATGACGAAGTTATGAATACTGTATTAGACAATGGAACTGGTGTCGGTGATGGATTCAGTATTAATATTTGTTACATAAACCAAGAAAACGTATCCGACAAACCCACAATGTACAACATCGAGGTGGCACCTCCGAAAAAACTTAACGAAGATTCGGAATTCGGTTCAGTTTCACAAGTTAGTGCGAGAAGTGTACCGCCTGGAGAGATCTACGTCCATTGCAATAA ATATTTGCATCTATTGGTGCCAGAGATAGACGAGTCTCTAACAAGTTCTATCAACCGTCACGAAGTGATATCGAAGCTTCCGCAGCCATCCACCGTacaattaatcaaaaatacaATGAGTGATCAAAGTGTTATCGATTATCCGGTCTATAGACGGTGTCAAACGAAAGGAAAGGATGGTGCAAGAACTGTAGCAACGG GGATCTTCGATATTCAGAAAATGGAGTGGTCAATTTATGTCAATATTCCATCAACATCAAAACCAACTGTGGTGATTTCGTTGAACTTATGA